Proteins found in one Quercus robur chromosome 2, dhQueRobu3.1, whole genome shotgun sequence genomic segment:
- the LOC126696172 gene encoding uncharacterized protein LOC126696172: MAGKGKTLRELMASRGKGQSSKGQSSKGPTQSQAQTLPPVVSQIPSDLGLKVNLDLKKKRPIDTPEEGEVVAQPTKQQKTTRAPRSKRGDSAESRDEENRAEVRATPRTWSPKLELDGVAIPYNVSIREYNRGQAGYKFKESKKQRKSAEAGLKSAETQAEDQRKELYSTQINLATEKQAVLDLKVALQKIEDEPRRVKKEAQLIQEAAEAEKRIPADSALRLPENIFYPQEIRENPDGTQAASEQDLAVPDAVPVPDKAKDPTTDPTIEAPPPQPEQKEDPPAKA, from the exons ATGGCCGGGAAGGGAAAAACTTTACGGGAGTTGATGGCCTCCCGAGGGAAAGGTCAATCATCAAAAGGTCAATCATCAAAAGGACCAACTCAGTCACAGGCCCAGacccttccccctgtggtcTCTCAGATTCCCTCGGACCTAGGCCTTAAGGTTAATCtggacctgaagaagaaaaggccgaTTGACACTCCTGAGGAGGGTGAGGTGGTtgcccagccgaccaagcagcaaaagacCACCCGGGCGCCAAGGAGCAAAAGGGGTGACTCCGCGGAaagccgggatgaggagaaccgTGCTGAGGTGCGCGCCACCCCGCGCACATGGAGCCCCAAGTTGGAGCTAGATGGGGTTGCCATTCCCTACAATGTGTCAATCCGAGAGTATAACCGGGGCCAAGCAGGGTAC aagttcaaggagtcgAAGAAACAGCGCAAGAGTGCAGAGGCCGGTTTGAAAAGtgctgagacccaggcggaggatcagcgcaaagagctgtactCGACCCAGATCAACCTTGCCACCGAGAAGCAGGCAGTGCTGGATCTCAAGGTTGCCCTGCAAAAAATCGAGGATGAGCCGCGGCGGGTCAAAAAGGAGGCTCAGCTGATCCAAGAGGCTGCAGAGGCTGAAAAGA gaattcctgcggattcggcgcTGAGACTGCCCGAGAACATCTTCTAtcctcaggagatccgagagaatcctgatggCACCCAAGCGGCTTCGGAGCAGGatctggcggtgcctgatgccgtccctGTGCCTGATAAAGCGAAGGATCCTACCACGGACCCTACCATCgaggctcctcctcctcagccagagcagaaagaagatcctcctgctaAGGCTTAG
- the LOC126696180 gene encoding putative UPF0481 protein At3g02645 has protein sequence MYSELKASESSILISHDQEWVIQISRALEEGLQDNDEGVPVSIFSVPKTLLSFKPEAYIPQLVALGPYHHHRLELLEMERYKLTSVMRLQKKLKEIKFRDLVNQIAESDSCIRACYHRFLEFDQETLSWMLSIDASFLLEYLQTYSTKMEDSLMRITSKMAHLIDHTHRKTAHHAVLRDIIMLENQIPLFLLREVHSFYPCEDHDEVLVTMLIGFCKHLSPIECINEQHFKEVCFTKSHLLELLYYMVTPKLQLVADNSEQEKPKEDREIGYFQSILKALCYINLAPLRLLIKIFNSKAVKLLVTLPFIIISYLLKLKNKSDITNLISSAEAVAEDAQSASNEMKDESPLVEEIAIPSVTQLHKNGVKFCPSKGGLGTINFDKCSGTFYLPVIHLDGNSEVVLRNLVAYEACIAPDVMVFTRYTELMNGIIDTEEDVKILREAGIILNRLKSDEEVAMLWNGMTKSVRVTKVPILDKAIEAANACYSGCWRNRMTGFMKKNIFGSWPSLTFLAANILILLSTLQAACSMYNCSKLLANL, from the coding sequence ATGTACTCTGAGCTAAAAGCTAGTGAATCATCTATACTTATAAGTCATGACCAAGAATGGGTCATACAGATAAGTCGAGCCCTAGAGGAAGGCCTTCAAGACAACGATGAAGGTGTTCCTGTTAGCATCTTTAGCGTACCCAAAACCCTACTCTCTTTCAAACCAGAAGCATACATTCCACAACTTGTAGCCCTTGGCCCATACCATCACCACCGGCTCGAACTCCTCGAGATGGAACGCTACAAGCTCACTTCAGTTATGAGACTGCAAAAGAAACTCAAAGAAATCAAATTCCGCGACTTGGTTAACCAAATTGCGGAAAGTGATAGCTGCATCCGTGCTTGTTATCATAGGTTCTTGGAATTCGACCAAGAAACACTCTCTTGGATGTTGTCCATTGATGCTTCCTTTTTGTTGGAGTACCTACAAACCTACTCCACAAAAATGGAAGACTCGCTTATGCGAATAACTTCTAAGATGGCGCATTTGATCGACCACACGCATCGGAAAACGGCACACCATGCAGTCCTTAGGGATATTATCATGCTAGAAAACCAAATCCCTTTATTTTTGCTCAGGGAAGTCCACAGCTTTTATCCCTGTGAAGATCATGACGAAGTATTAGTAACAATGCTAATTGGTTTTTGCAAACATCTGTCACCCATAGAGTGCATCAATGAGCAACATTTCAAAGAAGTATGTTTCACCAAATCCCATTTGCTAGAGCTTCTCTACTACATGGTTACACCGAAATTGCAACTTGTAGCTGATAATTCTGAGCAGGAAAAGCCAAAAGAAGACAGAGAGATTGGCTACTTCCAATCCATCTTGAAAGcactatgttatattaacttgGCCCCGCTCCGCCTTCTCATTAAGATTTTCAATTCAAAGGCAGTGAAGCTTTTAGTTACACTGCCATTTATAATCATCTCCTATCTATTGAAGCTGAAGAACAAGAGTGATATAACCAATCTCATCTCGTCAGCTGAGGCTGTGGCCGAAGATGCGCAAAGCGCATCTAATGAGATGAAAGATGAAAGTCCTTTAGTAGAAGAGATTGCAATTCCTAGCGTGACACAGCTTCATAAAAATGGTGTTAAATTTTGTCCATCAAAGGGTGGCTTGGGGACTATTAATTTTGACAAATGTTCAGGTACATTTTACCTTCCAGTAATTCATTTGGATGGCAACTCTGAGGTTGTTTTAAGGAACCTCGTCGCCTATGAGGCGTGTATTGCACCGGACGTGATGGTTTTTACACGCTACACGGAATTGATGAATGGAATTATTGATACTGAGGAGGACGTGAAGATTCTTCGAGAGGCCGGGATCATCTTGAACCGGCTCAAAAGCGATGAAGAAGTAGCGATGCTTTGGAATGGAATGACCAAGTCTGTGAGGGTAACAAAAGTTCCAATTCTAGACAAGGCCATTGAAGCTGCAAATGCTTGTTATTCGGGGTGTTGGAGGAACAGGATGACTGGTTTCATGAAAAAGAATATCTTTGGTTCATGGCCTAGTCTTACATTTTTAGCAGCTAATATTCTAATATTGCTGTCTACTCTGCAGGCTGCTTGTTCTATGTACAATTGTTCCAAATTGTTGGCCAACCTATGA